From the Calliopsis andreniformis isolate RMS-2024a chromosome 4, iyCalAndr_principal, whole genome shotgun sequence genome, one window contains:
- the Yl-1 gene encoding vacuolar protein sorting-associated protein YL-1 → MALTRERRVNAGNKMAKLLNEEEEDDFYKTTYGGFDETEQDHDYMEEDEAEDEVDSDFSIDENDEPISDNEQEGPRKKRRLVTKAYKEPKVPSELPLKEKKVRQPKQSKIFIENTGRKSIRRSTAAKSAATQKRLRERNEDQKRKTRIIKHDTWKPTQEELLEEALQTEQINMKSLEKYQKLENEKKNTRTVRKAQTGPMIRYQSLSMPVMILSEINVDKESDKINIEEDDEKNVNVNSENKDSDTAEESNIVTKSEHDTKAVTKNECTLSTTSNSITKKKYGCEDTKEFYERTFITFENDQLFLKAFKKPANQRPLMKALCAITRLPAKYLDPMTQLPYKNVQTFRLLREAYYQQLEARTDINDTSQSLELLRWLEWRQKNHSGTQRNTIRLEPASASMTC, encoded by the exons ATGGCCTTGACAAGAGAAAGACGTGTAAATGCTGGAAATAAAATGGCAAAGCTTTTAAATGAAGAGGAAGAGGATGATTTTTATAAAACAACTTATGGTGGCTTTGATGAAACTGAACAAGATCATGATTACAT GGAAGAAGATGAGGCAGAAGATGAAGTAGATTCAGATTTTAGTATAGATGAAAATGACGAACCTATTTCTGATAACGAACAAGAAGGACCTAGAAAGAAACGTAGATTGGTAACAAAAGCTTACAAAGAACCTAAAGTTCCATCTGAATTACCTTTGAAGGAAAAGAAAGTAAGACAACCAAAACAGTCAAAAATTTTTATAGAAAACACAG gAAGGAAATCTATACGTCGTTCAACTGCTGCTAAATCAGCTGCAACACAAAAAAGATTACGGGAAAGGAATGAAGATCAAAAAAGAAAGACAAGAATTATAAAGCATGACACTTGGAAACCCACCCAAGAAGAATTATTAGAAGAGGCACTACAAACTGAACAAATTAACATGAAATCATTAG aaaaatatcaaaagttagaaaatgaaaagaaaaatacCAGAACAGTTAGAAAAGCTCAAACTGGACCTATGATTAGGTACCAGTCATTATCAATGCCTGTTATGATACTTTCTGAAATAAATGTTGATAAAGAAAGTGATAAAATTAACATTGAAGAAGACGATGAAAAGAATGTAAATGTAAACTCTGAAAACAAGGATTCTGATACTGCAGAAGAAAG TAACATAGTTACAAAATCAGAACATGATACAAAAGCTGTTACCAAAAACGAATGTACTTTGTCAACTACTTCTAACTctataacaaaaaaaaaatatggCTGCGAAGATACGAAGGAGTTTTATGAACGAACGTTTATTACTTTTGAGAATGACCAGTTGTTTTTAAAAGCTTTTAAAAAACCAGCAAATCAAAGACCATTAATGAAAGCTTTATGTGCAATTACAAG GTTACCAGCAAAGTATTTGGATCCTATGACTCAACTACCATACAAAAATGTTCAAACATTTCGATTACTACGTGAGGCATATTATCAACAATTAGAAGCCCGAACGGATATTAATGATACGTCACAAAGTCTAGAATTATTACGATGGCTTGAATGGAGGCAAAAAAATCATAGCGGTACTCAAAGAAATACGATACGTCTTGAACCAGCCTCGGCATCTATGACTTGCTAA
- the Br140 gene encoding bromodomain-containing protein 140 has protein sequence MNTPQSNKKKGRSRVGLNNDSTSPTNTETLNSQETSKFVLVNPIGEDVNKTFKIRITDPIPIISLEGNGFDEKNIIQKGNTMPADKDKEEKTVLSSLPVAMVKEIDGYKEQLGEAEPLPNSYIRFMERSGEELDGEVEYDLDEEDTAWLSIVNERRLSSGLTPPLEPDTFELLMDRLEKESYFQQQSNGGGGVAADEDAVCCICMDGECQNSNAILFCDMCNLAVHQDCYGVPYIPEGQWLCRRCLQSPSRAVDCVLCPNRGGAFKQTDRPATWAHVVCALWIPEVRFANTVFLEPIDSIESIPAARWRLTCCVCKRRGSGACIQCYKSNCYAAFHVTCAQQAGLCMRMRTVQPANGEPMLVQKTAYCEAHTPSDYQPSTNPADARRRAIANKKSSSAPVISIPTIPPERIKEIANLAEGLPKKSQLIQRLIAYWTLKRQYRNGVPLLRRLQSSHPQSRPPPLCGHSSPPPDGELRGELYRQLKYWQCLRQDLERARLLCELVRKREKLKKELFKVKERCLWFELRPLESILGSLLEAIKAKDVNDVFGQPVNIKEVPDYLDIVSHPMDLSTIQTKIEKQEYDTIGAFEADFNLMVNNCLAYNRKDTMFYRAGIKMKEQGGGLIEQARRDYPELDPVNESEQMGSKSRKRDRNNRSRGEVELLSGEKEIGGGVNRRTAVLFTRKARARASRSNQMFVQEEDKKKQSDSFKVYRSGTMDSDVGEGESQSSSCSSCSTSRSTTPDLEEERQRQETDQTKKEVETKRNATSNGLEALQLVWAKCRGYPWYPALIIDPNTPRGTVHKGVPIPAPPDDVLALAVNYKEPVFLVLFFDTKRTWQWLPGEKLEKLGVSQELDEAKLIESRKPADRKAVKKAYQEALHYRKQTHNTTLNAESTN, from the exons ATGAACACTCCACAATCAAATAAAAAGAAAGGCAGAAGTAGAGTCGGCTTAAATAATGACAGTACTAGTCCTACAAATACAGAAACATTAAATTCTCAAGAAACGTCAAAATTTGTTTTG GTTAATCCAATTGGAGAAGATGTAAACAAGACATTTAAAATTAGAATTACAGACCCAATACCTATTATTTCCTTAGAAGGAAATGGATTTGATGAAAAAAACATTATTCAAAAAGGAAATACTATGCCAGCAGATAAAGATAAGGAAGAAAAGACTGTACTTAGTAGTCTGCCAGTTGCCATGGTTAAAGAAATAGATGGATATAAAGAGCAATTAGGAGAAGCAGAACCACTTCCAAATTCGTATATTAGATTTATGGAACGCAGTGGTGAAGAACTTGATG GAGAAGTAGAATATGATTTGGATGAAGAGGATACAGCATGGTTGTCTATAGTAAATGAAAGACGACTATCATCTGGGCTTACACCACCTTTAGAACCAGATACATTTGAATTACTAATGGATAGACTAGAAAAAGAATCGTACTTTCAACAACAAAGTAATGGTGGTGGAGGAGTAGCAGCTGATGAAGATGCAGTTTGTTGCATCTGTATGGACGGAGAATGTCAGAATAGCAATGCTATATTGTTCTGCGATATGTGTAATCTTGCTGTTCATCAAGACTGTTATGGTGTACCATATATACCAGAAGGACAATGGTTGTGTAGAAGATGTCTGCAAAGTCCTTCCAGAGCTGTTGATTGTGTATTATGTCCAAATAGAGGTGGTGCTTTTAAGCAAACTGATCGTCCAGCTACATGGGCTCATGTTGTGTGTGCTTTATGGATACCAGAAGTAAGATTTGCTAACACTGTGTTTTTGGAGCCCATAGATAGCATAGAAAGCATTCCAGCTGCACGATGGAGACTGACTTGTTGTGTATGTAAACGTAGAGGATCAGGTGCTTGTATTCAGTGTTACAAAAGCAACTGTTATGCTGCATTTCATGTGACCTGTGCACAACAAGCTGGACTCTGTATGCGTATGAGAACTGTACAACCTGCAAATGGAGAACCAATGTTAGTACAAAAAACAGCTTATTGTGAAGCACATACACCTTCTGATTATCAACCTTCCACCAACCCTGCTGATGCGAGACGGAGAGCAATTGCAAATAAAAAGAGTTCTTCTGCTCCTGTTATTTCTATTCCCACTATACCACCAGAACGTATTAAGGAAATTGCTAA tttAGCTGAGGGATTGCCTAAAAAGAGTCAATTGATACAACGTCTCATAGCATATTGGACTTTAAAACGTCAATACAGAAATGGTGTTCCACTTCTTCGAAGACTTCAGAGTTCACATCCGCAATCCAGACCACCACCACTGTGTGGACATTCTTCGCCGCCACCGGATGGTGAATTACGTGGAGAGTTGTACCGACAGCTTAAATATTGGCAATGTCTACGTCAAGACCTGGAACGCGCTCGGTTACTTTGTGAGTTGGTTCGCAAACGTGAAAAACTGAAGAAAGAATTGTTTAAAGT AAAAGAAAGGTGTTTGTGGTTTGAATTACGTCCATTGGAAAGTATTCTTGGATCTTTGCTAGAAGCAATTAAAGCAAAAGATGTAAATGATGTGTTTGGACAACCAGTAAATATCAAAGAAGTTCCAGATTATTTAGACATTGTATCGCATcctatggatctttctactatACAG ACCAAAATAGAGAAACAGGAATATGATACCATTGGAGCGTTTGAAGCAGACTTCAATTTAATGGTAAACAATTGTTTAGCATATAATCGCAAGGATACTATGTTTTATCGCGCTggaataaagatgaaagagcaAGGTGGTGGTCTCATAGAGCAAGCTCGGAGAGACTATCCTGAATTAGATCCTGTTAATGAATCTGAACAAATGGGATCGAAGTCCCGAAAAAGGGATCGTAATAATCGAAGTAGGGGAGAGGTGGAATTACTATCTGGAGAGAAAGAAATCGGAGGAGGCGTAAATAGAAGAACAGCTGTTCTGTTTACGCGAAAGGCCAGGGCTCGTGCTAGTAGAAGTAATCAAATGTTCGTTCAGGAAGAAGATAAAAAGAAACAAAGTGATAGTTTCAAAGTATACAG AAGTGGAACAATGGACAGTGATGTAGGGGAAGGTGAAAGTCAATCGTCGAGTTGTAGTAGTTGTTCGACAAGTAGATCTACTACTCCTGATCTAGAAGAGGAAAGACAAAGGCAAGAGACAGACCAAACAAAAAAAGAAGTGGAAACCAAACGAAATGCAACTAGTAATGGCTTAGAGGCTTTACAACTTGTATGGGCTAAGTGTCGCGGTTATCCATGGTATCCAGCATTAATAATCGATCCTAACACACCTCGAGGCACTGTACACAAAGGTGTACCAATACCGGCTCCACCGGATGATGTATTAGCACTTGCTGTCAATTATAAAGAACCAGTATTTCTCGTTCTCTTCTTCGATACCAAACGAACATG GCAATGGTTACCAGGTGAAAAGTTAGAGAAACTTGGAGTGTCTCAAGAATTGGATGAAGCAAAGTTGATTGAATCTCGAAAGCCAGCAGATAGAAAAGCCGTAAAGAAAGCATACCAAGAAGCACTTCATTATCGAAAGCAAACTCATAACACAACATTAAATGCTGAATCAACCAAttaa
- the Pyd3 gene encoding beta-ureidopropionase pyd3 yields the protein MNKTTVFDQTLEDILEKHLPEKELAEVKRLLYGRELETLTLPEWTESSDLDIQGYVMSGGVTEQLRPPRIVRVGLIQHSIVLPTTEPLQKQRESLHLKIQKYVEHAASCGVNILCLQEAWAMPFAFCTREKYPWCEFAEDAHNGPTILLMRELAQRHEMVIVSPILERDSANGDTLWNTSVVIGHDGNVIGKHRKNHIPRVGDFNESTYYMEGNTGHPVFETCFGRIAINVCYGRHHPQNWMMFGLNGAEIVFNPSATTSHTSEPLWSIEARCAAIANSYYTCAINRVGTELFPNEFTSGDGAPAHRNFGHFYGSSYITAPDGTRTPGLSRSKDGLLVCELDLNLCRQMKDIWCLRMTQRLDMYAKELSEYVEKNLNLK from the exons ATGAACAAGACTACCGTGTTTGACCAAACTCTTGAAGACATCCTGGAGAAACACTTGCCAGAGAAGGAACTGGCTGAAGTGAAACGCCTTTTATATGGTCGCGAATTAGA gACCTTAACTCTTCCTGAATGGACCGAAAGTTCGGATCTTGATATCCAAGGCTATGTTATGAGTGGAGGAGTTACAGAACAGTTGCGACCTCCGCGAATTGTTCGCGTCGGATTGATTCAACATTCGATAGTACTGCCTACGACGGAACCACTTCAGAAACAAAGGGAATCGCTTCACCTGAAAATCCAAAAATATGTAGAACATGCTGCTTCCTGTGGAGTTAACATACTCTGCTTGCAAGAAGCTTGGG CTATGCCATTTGCTTTTTGCACAAGAGAAAAATATCCTTGGTGTGAATTCGCTGAGGATGCTCACAATGGACCAACCATATTACTCATGCGCGAACTCGCTCAACGACATGAAATGGTAATTGTTTCTCCAATTTTGGAAAGAGACAGCGCGAACGGTGATACCTTATGGAATACATCCGTCGTGATTGGTCATGATGGAAATGTAATTGGCAAGCATAGAAAGAATCATATTCCCCGTGTAGGTGACTTCAATGAATCTACATACTATATGGAAGGAAATACTGGACATCCAGTTTTCGAAACATGTTTTGGACGTATCGCaattaatgtttgttatggacgTCATCATCCACAAAATTGGATGATGTTTGGTCTTAACGGAGCTGAG ATCGTATTCAATCCGTCAGCAACCACTAGTCATACATCTGAACCGTTATGGTCCATTGAGGCAAGATGCGCAGCTATCGCAAACAGCTATTACACTTGTGCGATAAATCGCGTTGGAACAGAGTTATTCCCTAACGAATTCACTTCTGGAGATGGAGCTCCGGCTCATCGCAattttggacatttctatggaTCTAGCTACATCACTGCTCCCGATGGAACTCGTACTCCTGGTTTGAGCCGTTCTAAAGACGGATTGCTTGTTTGTGAATTAGATCTGAATTTGTGTCGTCAGATGAAGGACATCTGGTGTTTAAGA ATGACTCAAAGACTGGACATGTATGCGAAGGAACTTAGTGAGTACGTTGAAAAGAACTTGAACTTGAAATAA